From the genome of Perca fluviatilis chromosome 1, GENO_Pfluv_1.0, whole genome shotgun sequence, one region includes:
- the zgc:112980 gene encoding uncharacterized protein zgc:112980 isoform X1, producing MCTSVDAGEVIIILSDDEDEICSDPSVLIVEVEDVKKSGDEDELCSDPSVLIVEVEDVKKSDCVLSPAALDEDLVVTFSRRAEVLPHARYDCPIHTFTATDCMIDTPVAGNQLMCDQCFCYICDKLASSCLMWSQTGVCHCNSHKRSNFWNHLRDCVLLGGLKTFNLTLSEIDAPLRHAETMLQWFRQGLSDRFSSFLKGKIVEFENSRQNVLLYDYLPVYDYVSSFLKEADKQECRAAAIMRLGAAEDFIGHFQVSGTVPLQSPMSNAAKAKLVLLQRVIASVQRQMVMADFTQEFIHKLQDFYKRLCFPAELKNMKNSLCVRPWDDVLLVSVLKGQNVSGVRKDKGKKDVLSEQISVVLLRTELLQRQHRYRELCRYIRVVKTDDIELLQPVQDLIPYFMCMEGDFTSTVHSLFPSVNAPASRFTPDLFLFYLRIFKTATAPKLAVMRPEELCCSDAAWEPIKDAVPLTCAALVKFALRVQRCSSAVFTDSHCWTGLLTVVNTHTALPEPSSEFLQEAKHVVNSILHDQSCTNLLIPGFFQKVYPEQALLLLVTGALGLRICKAPLSPALPVLETFKENTWALAWLWLNLSSNPERLSSFLQEISQETENTTDGEHWLTFLRAIVPTQSSSTEYWDQQASGSPQLFTSEGPVAVSAVVADGSGSPLMCLSNAEFAAPSPPD from the exons ATGTGTACATCGGTGGACGCTGGAGAAGTCATCATCATCCTcagtgatgatgaagatgaaatATGCAGTGATCCCTCGGTTCTCATTGTGGAGGTGGAGGACGTGAAGAAGAGTGGTGATGAAGATGAATTATGCAGTGATCCCTCGGTTCTCATTGTTGAGGTGGAGGACGTGAAGAAGAGTG ACTGTGTTTTATCTCCCGCTGCTCTGGATGAAGACCTGGTGGTCACCTTCTCCCGCCGCGCTGAGGTGCTGCCTCATGCGCGCTACGACTGTCCCATACATACTTTTAC GGCTACAGATTGTATGATCGACACTCCTGTGGCCGGTAACCAGCTCATGTGCGATCAGTGTTTCTGCTACATCTGCGACAAGCTGGCGTCATCG tgtttaatGTGGAGTCAGACAGGTGTGTGTCACTGCAACAGCCACAAGAGGAGCAACTTCTGGAACCACCTGCGAGACTGCGTGCTGCTGGGAGGACTGAAGACATTCAATCTCACTCTGTCTGAAATAGATGCTCCCCTTCGACACGCAG AGACGATGCTGCAGTGGTTCAGACAAGGGCTCTCTGACCGGTTCTCTTCCTTCCTGAAGGGAAAGATTGTAGAGTTTGAAAATTCCAGACAGAATGTCCTCTTATACGA TTACCTACCTGTGTACGATTACGTATCATCGTTCCTGAAAGAAGCAGATAAACAGGAGTGCAGAGCTGCTGCCATCATGAGACTTGGAGCTGCTGAGGACTTTATTGGACATTTTCAAGtctcag GGACTGTCCCCCTACAGTCTCCAATGAGTAATGCTGCTAAAGCCAAACTGGTGTTACTACAGAG GGTAATAGCATCCGTGCAGAGACAGATGGTGATGGCTGATTTTACCCAAGAGTTCATCCACAAGCTGCAGGATTTCTACAAGAGATTGTGTTTCCCTGCTGAGCTGAAGAACATGaagaacag CCTGTGTGTTCGTCCTTGGGATGATGTCCTGCTGGTGTCTGTGCTGAAGGGTCAGAACGTGTCGGGCGTTCGCAAAGACAAAGGCAAGAAGGACGTCCTTTCTGaacagatttctgtagttcTACTGAGAACGGAACTACTACAGCGACAGCACAG GTACCGAGAACTGTGTCGCTATATACGAGTCGTCAAGACTGATGATATTGAACT CCTCCAGCCAGTACAAGACCTCATCCCTTACTTCATGTGCATGGAGGGGGACTTTACGTCCACCGTGCACAGTTTGTTCCCCTCAGTGAACGCCCCCGCCTCCCGTTTTACTCCAGATCTCTTCCTCTTTTATCTTCGCATCTTTAAAACAGCAACAGCACCAAAGCTAGCAGTCATGAGGCCAGAAGAGCTCTGCTGTTCTGATGCAGCGTGGGAGCCAATTAAAG ATGCTGTGCCACTGACGTGTGCTGCGCTGGTGAAGTTTGCTCTCAGGGTTCAGAGATGCAGCTCTGCTGTCTTCACTGAC TCTCACTGCTGGACCGGTTTACTCACAGTCgtcaacacacacaccgctCTCCCAGAACCGAGCTCAGAGTTTCTACAG GAAGCCAAGCATGTTGTGAATTCGATTCTGCACGATCAGTCCTGCACAAACTTACTGATCCCGGGATTCTTTCAGAAG gTGTACCCAGAGCAGGCCTTGTTGCTGTTGGTAACAGGGGCTTTAGGTTTGAGAATCTGTAAAGCTCCTCTGAGTCCGGCCCTCCCCGTGCTCGAGACGTTTAAG GAGAACACTTGGGCACTCGCGTGGCTGTGGCTCAATTTGTCCTCCAACCCAGAACGCCTCAGCTCCTTTTTACAGGAGATCTCTCAGGAGACGGAAAACACAACAG ATGGGGAACATTGGTTAACCTTTCTTCGTGCCATTGTTCCCACTCAGTCATCTTCAACAGAGTACTGGGACCA GCAGGCCAGTGGATCACCTCAACTCTTCACAAGTGAAGGCCCTGTAGCAGTGTCAGCT GTGGTTGCAGATGGGTCTGGTTCCCCGCTGATGTGCCTGTCAAACGCTGAGTTCGCAGCCCCCTCTCCTCCAGACTGA
- the zgc:112980 gene encoding uncharacterized protein zgc:112980 isoform X6, translated as MCTSVDAGEVIIILSDDEDEICSDPSVLIVEVEDVKKSGDEDELCSDPSVLIVEVEDVKKSDCVLSPAALDEDLVVTFSRRAEVLPHARYDCPIHTFTATDCMIDTPVAGNQLMCDQCFCYICDKLASSCLMWSQTGVCHCNSHKRSNFWNHLRDCVLLGGLKTFNLTLSEIDAPLRHAETMLQWFRQGLSDRFSSFLKGKIVEFENSRQNVLLYDYLPVYDYVSSFLKEADKQECRAAAIMRLGAAEDFIGHFQVSGTVPLQSPMSNAAKAKLVLLQRVIASVQRQMVMADFTQEFIHKLQDFYKRLCFPAELKNMKNSLCVRPWDDVLLVSVLKGQNVSGVRKDKGKKDVLSEQISVVLLRTELLQRQHRYRELCRYIRVVKTDDIELLQPVQDLIPYFMCMEGDFTSTVHSLFPSVNAPASRFTPDLFLFYLRIFKTATAPKLAVMRPEELCCSDAAWEPIKDAVPLTCAALVKFALRVQRCSSAVFTDSHCWTGLLTVVNTHTALPEPSSEFLQEAKHVVNSILHDQSCTNLLIPGFFQKVYPEQALLLLVTGALGLRICKAPLSPALPVLETFKENTWALAWLWLNLSSNPERLSSFLQEISQETENTTAPTAGQWITSTLHK; from the exons ATGTGTACATCGGTGGACGCTGGAGAAGTCATCATCATCCTcagtgatgatgaagatgaaatATGCAGTGATCCCTCGGTTCTCATTGTGGAGGTGGAGGACGTGAAGAAGAGTGGTGATGAAGATGAATTATGCAGTGATCCCTCGGTTCTCATTGTTGAGGTGGAGGACGTGAAGAAGAGTG ACTGTGTTTTATCTCCCGCTGCTCTGGATGAAGACCTGGTGGTCACCTTCTCCCGCCGCGCTGAGGTGCTGCCTCATGCGCGCTACGACTGTCCCATACATACTTTTAC GGCTACAGATTGTATGATCGACACTCCTGTGGCCGGTAACCAGCTCATGTGCGATCAGTGTTTCTGCTACATCTGCGACAAGCTGGCGTCATCG tgtttaatGTGGAGTCAGACAGGTGTGTGTCACTGCAACAGCCACAAGAGGAGCAACTTCTGGAACCACCTGCGAGACTGCGTGCTGCTGGGAGGACTGAAGACATTCAATCTCACTCTGTCTGAAATAGATGCTCCCCTTCGACACGCAG AGACGATGCTGCAGTGGTTCAGACAAGGGCTCTCTGACCGGTTCTCTTCCTTCCTGAAGGGAAAGATTGTAGAGTTTGAAAATTCCAGACAGAATGTCCTCTTATACGA TTACCTACCTGTGTACGATTACGTATCATCGTTCCTGAAAGAAGCAGATAAACAGGAGTGCAGAGCTGCTGCCATCATGAGACTTGGAGCTGCTGAGGACTTTATTGGACATTTTCAAGtctcag GGACTGTCCCCCTACAGTCTCCAATGAGTAATGCTGCTAAAGCCAAACTGGTGTTACTACAGAG GGTAATAGCATCCGTGCAGAGACAGATGGTGATGGCTGATTTTACCCAAGAGTTCATCCACAAGCTGCAGGATTTCTACAAGAGATTGTGTTTCCCTGCTGAGCTGAAGAACATGaagaacag CCTGTGTGTTCGTCCTTGGGATGATGTCCTGCTGGTGTCTGTGCTGAAGGGTCAGAACGTGTCGGGCGTTCGCAAAGACAAAGGCAAGAAGGACGTCCTTTCTGaacagatttctgtagttcTACTGAGAACGGAACTACTACAGCGACAGCACAG GTACCGAGAACTGTGTCGCTATATACGAGTCGTCAAGACTGATGATATTGAACT CCTCCAGCCAGTACAAGACCTCATCCCTTACTTCATGTGCATGGAGGGGGACTTTACGTCCACCGTGCACAGTTTGTTCCCCTCAGTGAACGCCCCCGCCTCCCGTTTTACTCCAGATCTCTTCCTCTTTTATCTTCGCATCTTTAAAACAGCAACAGCACCAAAGCTAGCAGTCATGAGGCCAGAAGAGCTCTGCTGTTCTGATGCAGCGTGGGAGCCAATTAAAG ATGCTGTGCCACTGACGTGTGCTGCGCTGGTGAAGTTTGCTCTCAGGGTTCAGAGATGCAGCTCTGCTGTCTTCACTGAC TCTCACTGCTGGACCGGTTTACTCACAGTCgtcaacacacacaccgctCTCCCAGAACCGAGCTCAGAGTTTCTACAG GAAGCCAAGCATGTTGTGAATTCGATTCTGCACGATCAGTCCTGCACAAACTTACTGATCCCGGGATTCTTTCAGAAG gTGTACCCAGAGCAGGCCTTGTTGCTGTTGGTAACAGGGGCTTTAGGTTTGAGAATCTGTAAAGCTCCTCTGAGTCCGGCCCTCCCCGTGCTCGAGACGTTTAAG GAGAACACTTGGGCACTCGCGTGGCTGTGGCTCAATTTGTCCTCCAACCCAGAACGCCTCAGCTCCTTTTTACAGGAGATCTCTCAGGAGACGGAAAACACAACAG CACCTACT GCAGGCCAGTGGATCACCTCAACTCTTCACAAGTGA
- the zgc:112980 gene encoding uncharacterized protein zgc:112980 isoform X5, which produces MCTSVDAGEVIIILSDDEDEICSDPSVLIVEVEDVKKSGDEDELCSDPSVLIVEVEDVKKSDCVLSPAALDEDLVVTFSRRAEVLPHARYDCPIHTFTATDCMIDTPVAGNQLMCDQCFCYICDKLASSCLMWSQTGVCHCNSHKRSNFWNHLRDCVLLGGLKTFNLTLSEIDAPLRHAETMLQWFRQGLSDRFSSFLKGKIVEFENSRQNVLLYDYLPVYDYVSSFLKEADKQECRAAAIMRLGAAEDFIGHFQVSGTVPLQSPMSNAAKAKLVLLQRVIASVQRQMVMADFTQEFIHKLQDFYKRLCFPAELKNMKNSLCVRPWDDVLLVSVLKGQNVSGVRKDKGKKDVLSEQISVVLLRTELLQRQHRYRELCRYIRVVKTDDIELLQPVQDLIPYFMCMEGDFTSTVHSLFPSVNAPASRFTPDLFLFYLRIFKTATAPKLAVMRPEELCCSDAAWEPIKDAVPLTCAALVKFALRVQRCSSAVFTDSHCWTGLLTVVNTHTALPEPSSEFLQEAKHVVNSILHDQSCTNLLIPGFFQKVYPEQALLLLVTGALGLRICKAPLSPALPVLETFKENTWALAWLWLNLSSNPERLSSFLQEISQETENTTGRPVDHLNSSQVKAL; this is translated from the exons ATGTGTACATCGGTGGACGCTGGAGAAGTCATCATCATCCTcagtgatgatgaagatgaaatATGCAGTGATCCCTCGGTTCTCATTGTGGAGGTGGAGGACGTGAAGAAGAGTGGTGATGAAGATGAATTATGCAGTGATCCCTCGGTTCTCATTGTTGAGGTGGAGGACGTGAAGAAGAGTG ACTGTGTTTTATCTCCCGCTGCTCTGGATGAAGACCTGGTGGTCACCTTCTCCCGCCGCGCTGAGGTGCTGCCTCATGCGCGCTACGACTGTCCCATACATACTTTTAC GGCTACAGATTGTATGATCGACACTCCTGTGGCCGGTAACCAGCTCATGTGCGATCAGTGTTTCTGCTACATCTGCGACAAGCTGGCGTCATCG tgtttaatGTGGAGTCAGACAGGTGTGTGTCACTGCAACAGCCACAAGAGGAGCAACTTCTGGAACCACCTGCGAGACTGCGTGCTGCTGGGAGGACTGAAGACATTCAATCTCACTCTGTCTGAAATAGATGCTCCCCTTCGACACGCAG AGACGATGCTGCAGTGGTTCAGACAAGGGCTCTCTGACCGGTTCTCTTCCTTCCTGAAGGGAAAGATTGTAGAGTTTGAAAATTCCAGACAGAATGTCCTCTTATACGA TTACCTACCTGTGTACGATTACGTATCATCGTTCCTGAAAGAAGCAGATAAACAGGAGTGCAGAGCTGCTGCCATCATGAGACTTGGAGCTGCTGAGGACTTTATTGGACATTTTCAAGtctcag GGACTGTCCCCCTACAGTCTCCAATGAGTAATGCTGCTAAAGCCAAACTGGTGTTACTACAGAG GGTAATAGCATCCGTGCAGAGACAGATGGTGATGGCTGATTTTACCCAAGAGTTCATCCACAAGCTGCAGGATTTCTACAAGAGATTGTGTTTCCCTGCTGAGCTGAAGAACATGaagaacag CCTGTGTGTTCGTCCTTGGGATGATGTCCTGCTGGTGTCTGTGCTGAAGGGTCAGAACGTGTCGGGCGTTCGCAAAGACAAAGGCAAGAAGGACGTCCTTTCTGaacagatttctgtagttcTACTGAGAACGGAACTACTACAGCGACAGCACAG GTACCGAGAACTGTGTCGCTATATACGAGTCGTCAAGACTGATGATATTGAACT CCTCCAGCCAGTACAAGACCTCATCCCTTACTTCATGTGCATGGAGGGGGACTTTACGTCCACCGTGCACAGTTTGTTCCCCTCAGTGAACGCCCCCGCCTCCCGTTTTACTCCAGATCTCTTCCTCTTTTATCTTCGCATCTTTAAAACAGCAACAGCACCAAAGCTAGCAGTCATGAGGCCAGAAGAGCTCTGCTGTTCTGATGCAGCGTGGGAGCCAATTAAAG ATGCTGTGCCACTGACGTGTGCTGCGCTGGTGAAGTTTGCTCTCAGGGTTCAGAGATGCAGCTCTGCTGTCTTCACTGAC TCTCACTGCTGGACCGGTTTACTCACAGTCgtcaacacacacaccgctCTCCCAGAACCGAGCTCAGAGTTTCTACAG GAAGCCAAGCATGTTGTGAATTCGATTCTGCACGATCAGTCCTGCACAAACTTACTGATCCCGGGATTCTTTCAGAAG gTGTACCCAGAGCAGGCCTTGTTGCTGTTGGTAACAGGGGCTTTAGGTTTGAGAATCTGTAAAGCTCCTCTGAGTCCGGCCCTCCCCGTGCTCGAGACGTTTAAG GAGAACACTTGGGCACTCGCGTGGCTGTGGCTCAATTTGTCCTCCAACCCAGAACGCCTCAGCTCCTTTTTACAGGAGATCTCTCAGGAGACGGAAAACACAACAG GCAGGCCAGTGGATCACCTCAACTCTTCACAAGTGAAGGCCCTGTAG
- the zgc:112980 gene encoding uncharacterized protein zgc:112980 isoform X2 has product MCTSVDAGEVIIILSDDEDEICSDPSVLIVEVEDVKKSDCVLSPAALDEDLVVTFSRRAEVLPHARYDCPIHTFTATDCMIDTPVAGNQLMCDQCFCYICDKLASSCLMWSQTGVCHCNSHKRSNFWNHLRDCVLLGGLKTFNLTLSEIDAPLRHAETMLQWFRQGLSDRFSSFLKGKIVEFENSRQNVLLYDYLPVYDYVSSFLKEADKQECRAAAIMRLGAAEDFIGHFQVSGTVPLQSPMSNAAKAKLVLLQRVIASVQRQMVMADFTQEFIHKLQDFYKRLCFPAELKNMKNSLCVRPWDDVLLVSVLKGQNVSGVRKDKGKKDVLSEQISVVLLRTELLQRQHRYRELCRYIRVVKTDDIELLQPVQDLIPYFMCMEGDFTSTVHSLFPSVNAPASRFTPDLFLFYLRIFKTATAPKLAVMRPEELCCSDAAWEPIKDAVPLTCAALVKFALRVQRCSSAVFTDSHCWTGLLTVVNTHTALPEPSSEFLQEAKHVVNSILHDQSCTNLLIPGFFQKVYPEQALLLLVTGALGLRICKAPLSPALPVLETFKENTWALAWLWLNLSSNPERLSSFLQEISQETENTTDGEHWLTFLRAIVPTQSSSTEYWDQQASGSPQLFTSEGPVAVSAVVADGSGSPLMCLSNAEFAAPSPPD; this is encoded by the exons ATGTGTACATCGGTGGACGCTGGAGAAGTCATCATCATCCTcagtgatgatgaagatgaaatATGCAGTGATCCCTCGGTTCTCATTGTGGAGGTGGAGGACGTGAAGAAGAGTG ACTGTGTTTTATCTCCCGCTGCTCTGGATGAAGACCTGGTGGTCACCTTCTCCCGCCGCGCTGAGGTGCTGCCTCATGCGCGCTACGACTGTCCCATACATACTTTTAC GGCTACAGATTGTATGATCGACACTCCTGTGGCCGGTAACCAGCTCATGTGCGATCAGTGTTTCTGCTACATCTGCGACAAGCTGGCGTCATCG tgtttaatGTGGAGTCAGACAGGTGTGTGTCACTGCAACAGCCACAAGAGGAGCAACTTCTGGAACCACCTGCGAGACTGCGTGCTGCTGGGAGGACTGAAGACATTCAATCTCACTCTGTCTGAAATAGATGCTCCCCTTCGACACGCAG AGACGATGCTGCAGTGGTTCAGACAAGGGCTCTCTGACCGGTTCTCTTCCTTCCTGAAGGGAAAGATTGTAGAGTTTGAAAATTCCAGACAGAATGTCCTCTTATACGA TTACCTACCTGTGTACGATTACGTATCATCGTTCCTGAAAGAAGCAGATAAACAGGAGTGCAGAGCTGCTGCCATCATGAGACTTGGAGCTGCTGAGGACTTTATTGGACATTTTCAAGtctcag GGACTGTCCCCCTACAGTCTCCAATGAGTAATGCTGCTAAAGCCAAACTGGTGTTACTACAGAG GGTAATAGCATCCGTGCAGAGACAGATGGTGATGGCTGATTTTACCCAAGAGTTCATCCACAAGCTGCAGGATTTCTACAAGAGATTGTGTTTCCCTGCTGAGCTGAAGAACATGaagaacag CCTGTGTGTTCGTCCTTGGGATGATGTCCTGCTGGTGTCTGTGCTGAAGGGTCAGAACGTGTCGGGCGTTCGCAAAGACAAAGGCAAGAAGGACGTCCTTTCTGaacagatttctgtagttcTACTGAGAACGGAACTACTACAGCGACAGCACAG GTACCGAGAACTGTGTCGCTATATACGAGTCGTCAAGACTGATGATATTGAACT CCTCCAGCCAGTACAAGACCTCATCCCTTACTTCATGTGCATGGAGGGGGACTTTACGTCCACCGTGCACAGTTTGTTCCCCTCAGTGAACGCCCCCGCCTCCCGTTTTACTCCAGATCTCTTCCTCTTTTATCTTCGCATCTTTAAAACAGCAACAGCACCAAAGCTAGCAGTCATGAGGCCAGAAGAGCTCTGCTGTTCTGATGCAGCGTGGGAGCCAATTAAAG ATGCTGTGCCACTGACGTGTGCTGCGCTGGTGAAGTTTGCTCTCAGGGTTCAGAGATGCAGCTCTGCTGTCTTCACTGAC TCTCACTGCTGGACCGGTTTACTCACAGTCgtcaacacacacaccgctCTCCCAGAACCGAGCTCAGAGTTTCTACAG GAAGCCAAGCATGTTGTGAATTCGATTCTGCACGATCAGTCCTGCACAAACTTACTGATCCCGGGATTCTTTCAGAAG gTGTACCCAGAGCAGGCCTTGTTGCTGTTGGTAACAGGGGCTTTAGGTTTGAGAATCTGTAAAGCTCCTCTGAGTCCGGCCCTCCCCGTGCTCGAGACGTTTAAG GAGAACACTTGGGCACTCGCGTGGCTGTGGCTCAATTTGTCCTCCAACCCAGAACGCCTCAGCTCCTTTTTACAGGAGATCTCTCAGGAGACGGAAAACACAACAG ATGGGGAACATTGGTTAACCTTTCTTCGTGCCATTGTTCCCACTCAGTCATCTTCAACAGAGTACTGGGACCA GCAGGCCAGTGGATCACCTCAACTCTTCACAAGTGAAGGCCCTGTAGCAGTGTCAGCT GTGGTTGCAGATGGGTCTGGTTCCCCGCTGATGTGCCTGTCAAACGCTGAGTTCGCAGCCCCCTCTCCTCCAGACTGA
- the zgc:112980 gene encoding uncharacterized protein zgc:112980 isoform X3: protein MCTSVDAGEVIIILSDDEDEICSDPSVLIVEVEDVKKSGDEDELCSDPSVLIVEVEDVKKSDCVLSPAALDEDLVVTFSRRAEVLPHARYDCPIHTFTATDCMIDTPVAGNQLMCDQCFCYICDKLASSCLMWSQTGVCHCNSHKRSNFWNHLRDCVLLGGLKTFNLTLSEIDAPLRHAETMLQWFRQGLSDRFSSFLKGKIVEFENSRQNVLLYDYLPVYDYVSSFLKEADKQECRAAAIMRLGAAEDFIGHFQVSGTVPLQSPMSNAAKAKLVLLQRVIASVQRQMVMADFTQEFIHKLQDFYKRLCFPAELKNMKNSLCVRPWDDVLLVSVLKGQNVSGVRKDKGKKDVLSEQISVVLLRTELLQRQHRYRELCRYIRVVKTDDIELLQPVQDLIPYFMCMEGDFTSTVHSLFPSVNAPASRFTPDLFLFYLRIFKTATAPKLAVMRPEELCCSDAAWEPIKDAVPLTCAALVKFALRVQRCSSAVFTDSHCWTGLLTVVNTHTALPEPSSEFLQEAKHVVNSILHDQSCTNLLIPGFFQKVYPEQALLLLVTGALGLRICKAPLSPALPVLETFKENTWALAWLWLNLSSNPERLSSFLQEISQETENTTDGEHWLTFLRAIVPTQSSSTEYWDHTYCRPVDHLNSSQVKAL, encoded by the exons ATGTGTACATCGGTGGACGCTGGAGAAGTCATCATCATCCTcagtgatgatgaagatgaaatATGCAGTGATCCCTCGGTTCTCATTGTGGAGGTGGAGGACGTGAAGAAGAGTGGTGATGAAGATGAATTATGCAGTGATCCCTCGGTTCTCATTGTTGAGGTGGAGGACGTGAAGAAGAGTG ACTGTGTTTTATCTCCCGCTGCTCTGGATGAAGACCTGGTGGTCACCTTCTCCCGCCGCGCTGAGGTGCTGCCTCATGCGCGCTACGACTGTCCCATACATACTTTTAC GGCTACAGATTGTATGATCGACACTCCTGTGGCCGGTAACCAGCTCATGTGCGATCAGTGTTTCTGCTACATCTGCGACAAGCTGGCGTCATCG tgtttaatGTGGAGTCAGACAGGTGTGTGTCACTGCAACAGCCACAAGAGGAGCAACTTCTGGAACCACCTGCGAGACTGCGTGCTGCTGGGAGGACTGAAGACATTCAATCTCACTCTGTCTGAAATAGATGCTCCCCTTCGACACGCAG AGACGATGCTGCAGTGGTTCAGACAAGGGCTCTCTGACCGGTTCTCTTCCTTCCTGAAGGGAAAGATTGTAGAGTTTGAAAATTCCAGACAGAATGTCCTCTTATACGA TTACCTACCTGTGTACGATTACGTATCATCGTTCCTGAAAGAAGCAGATAAACAGGAGTGCAGAGCTGCTGCCATCATGAGACTTGGAGCTGCTGAGGACTTTATTGGACATTTTCAAGtctcag GGACTGTCCCCCTACAGTCTCCAATGAGTAATGCTGCTAAAGCCAAACTGGTGTTACTACAGAG GGTAATAGCATCCGTGCAGAGACAGATGGTGATGGCTGATTTTACCCAAGAGTTCATCCACAAGCTGCAGGATTTCTACAAGAGATTGTGTTTCCCTGCTGAGCTGAAGAACATGaagaacag CCTGTGTGTTCGTCCTTGGGATGATGTCCTGCTGGTGTCTGTGCTGAAGGGTCAGAACGTGTCGGGCGTTCGCAAAGACAAAGGCAAGAAGGACGTCCTTTCTGaacagatttctgtagttcTACTGAGAACGGAACTACTACAGCGACAGCACAG GTACCGAGAACTGTGTCGCTATATACGAGTCGTCAAGACTGATGATATTGAACT CCTCCAGCCAGTACAAGACCTCATCCCTTACTTCATGTGCATGGAGGGGGACTTTACGTCCACCGTGCACAGTTTGTTCCCCTCAGTGAACGCCCCCGCCTCCCGTTTTACTCCAGATCTCTTCCTCTTTTATCTTCGCATCTTTAAAACAGCAACAGCACCAAAGCTAGCAGTCATGAGGCCAGAAGAGCTCTGCTGTTCTGATGCAGCGTGGGAGCCAATTAAAG ATGCTGTGCCACTGACGTGTGCTGCGCTGGTGAAGTTTGCTCTCAGGGTTCAGAGATGCAGCTCTGCTGTCTTCACTGAC TCTCACTGCTGGACCGGTTTACTCACAGTCgtcaacacacacaccgctCTCCCAGAACCGAGCTCAGAGTTTCTACAG GAAGCCAAGCATGTTGTGAATTCGATTCTGCACGATCAGTCCTGCACAAACTTACTGATCCCGGGATTCTTTCAGAAG gTGTACCCAGAGCAGGCCTTGTTGCTGTTGGTAACAGGGGCTTTAGGTTTGAGAATCTGTAAAGCTCCTCTGAGTCCGGCCCTCCCCGTGCTCGAGACGTTTAAG GAGAACACTTGGGCACTCGCGTGGCTGTGGCTCAATTTGTCCTCCAACCCAGAACGCCTCAGCTCCTTTTTACAGGAGATCTCTCAGGAGACGGAAAACACAACAG ATGGGGAACATTGGTTAACCTTTCTTCGTGCCATTGTTCCCACTCAGTCATCTTCAACAGAGTACTGGGACCA CACCTACT GCAGGCCAGTGGATCACCTCAACTCTTCACAAGTGAAGGCCCTGTAG